GAACAGATCTCGATTGCTGAAGAAGCATTAGAGATCGTAGCTCTTACGGCGGAAGGCGGAATGAGGGACGCCTTAAGTCTGCTTGACCAAGCTGTCTCTTATAGTGAAGAGGAAGTAACGATTGAAGATGTGCTTGCCGTTACAGGAGCGGTATCTCAAGGCAGACTGGCAGAGGTCGTTCAGGCGCTGCATGACCATGAAGTAAAAGATGCGTTAGAAGCTGTGGATGATTTGATTCAGCAAGGAAAGGATCCTGGACGCTTCGTTTTTGATTTGATCTACTATTTGAGGGATATACTGCTCTTTCAAAGTGCTCCAGATTTGGCGCATAACTTAGAACGAGCGCTACCTGATGATACATTTCGTAAATTGTCCGGAGAACTTTCCGCTTATTGGATACAGAAGGCGATCCGTGAACTGAACCAGTGTCAGCAAGAAATGAAATGGACCACAAGTCCAAAAGTATTTATAGAGATTGCTCTACTTAATATGGTAGAAGTAAAACCGGAAGCGGCACCTGCCTCTGCACCTGCTCAGGATTCTGAAAGCGTCAGGGAACTCTCAAAGAAACTGAATGAACTTGAGAAGGAATTAAGTTCACTTAAGCAAAAAGGAGTACAGTCTCAGCAGGAGCAGACTCCTCAAAAACCAAAGCGCACACCTGCAAAATCCGGCAGGAGAAGTTATAATGTTCCATATGAGCGAATCCGCCAAGTTTTAAATGAAGCATCTAAAGAAGAAATTAAGAAGGTCCAAAACCGGTGGGCGGACTTTATGGAAGCTTTAAAACAAAGTAACGCTCCAGCTCATGCCACATTGTTGAACAGTAAACCAAGAGCTGCCTCTCCTAAAGCGCTCGTATTAGCATTCAGGTACGATATTCACTGTTCTTTAGCACTTGAGCATCAGAAAACGATTGAACCCCTGCTCACAGAATTTACAGGGAAGCCGTTAGCCATCATTCCTATTCCTGAGGCCAACTGGCAGGAAGTCCGGGAAGAATTTGTGCAAAAGCAAAAAGCGGCACCGGGCGAAGGAAATGAGGAAGGTGTGGAGACAGAAGGAGAATCTTCTCAAGA
The Halobacillus halophilus DSM 2266 DNA segment above includes these coding regions:
- the dnaX gene encoding DNA polymerase III subunit gamma/tau produces the protein MSYQALYRVWRPKNFEDVVGQTHITRTLQNAIEQDKFSHAYLFSGPRGTGKTSAAKIFAKAVNCERSPAKEPCNECSACLGIQDGSISDVIEIDAASNNGVEQIREIRDKVKYAPSAVTYKVYIIDEVHMLSMGAFNALLKTLEEPPQHVIFILATTEPHKIPLTIISRCQRFDFKRISQKAMVERMQGITASEQISIAEEALEIVALTAEGGMRDALSLLDQAVSYSEEEVTIEDVLAVTGAVSQGRLAEVVQALHDHEVKDALEAVDDLIQQGKDPGRFVFDLIYYLRDILLFQSAPDLAHNLERALPDDTFRKLSGELSAYWIQKAIRELNQCQQEMKWTTSPKVFIEIALLNMVEVKPEAAPASAPAQDSESVRELSKKLNELEKELSSLKQKGVQSQQEQTPQKPKRTPAKSGRRSYNVPYERIRQVLNEASKEEIKKVQNRWADFMEALKQSNAPAHATLLNSKPRAASPKALVLAFRYDIHCSLALEHQKTIEPLLTEFTGKPLAIIPIPEANWQEVREEFVQKQKAAPGEGNEEGVETEGESSQEEDPLVSEARKLVGDDLIEIQD